One window of the Trifolium pratense cultivar HEN17-A07 linkage group LG2, ARS_RC_1.1, whole genome shotgun sequence genome contains the following:
- the LOC123910942 gene encoding uncharacterized protein LOC123910942, producing the protein MELDSSSLQLNQSKVDSNGNQVSRNNARGIRVIGNRIYDSQNGKTCHQCRQKTRDFSAGCKNPRDGKPCLIRFCHKCLLNRYGEKAEEVDLLNDWNCPKCKGICNCSICMKKRGQQPTGLLVRCAKASGYNSVSEMLSKKASEDLQSNNAAVLPIKEATSEMELVVDLSGEPGKENSLGGKKGLKVENEKTKKMKREKLKDMSNYNSVDDACQNKKLKMSKLCNGASDGEVKRNAKAEMETKVEENHGMIRGQMDGPVAMDDGDNATAKSQTNGIILHAQKIKEETPLPPGIEMTKILDIEFAPEDVGNALQFLEFCRVFGKALDIKKGEAGAILRALIRKQNLRRGQNTLVVEFQIKLLTLILSESETESSSLAEGNGKNSWLKVLEDLITESDLELKEFALDWLNRGISGYNELDISKKLILLNFICEEALCTMKLRSYIDDQNAKIAEEMKAAKSKVAEAKEKERSLKLQLQDEMAKAVISNGNNLSISEYDALVSKIKSEAAKAHTELLEAKGIIPKGNQCCDAVRIEPEYLDNSGKTFWKLRCCNDEYAFLLQDMKIHEDAVKVNEKWFVYAAEQKDEVNKYISSRRDCLPKLTSV; encoded by the exons AAAAAACAAGGGATTTTTCTGCAGGATGTAAGAATCCAAGAGATGGGAAGCCTTGTCTCATTAGGTTCTGCCACAAATGCCTCTTGAATAG ATATGGGGAAAAGGCGGAGGAGGTAGATCTATTGAATGATTGGAATTGTCCAAAGTGCAAAGGCATTTGCAACTGTAGTATATGCAT GAAAAAAAGGGGTCAACAACCTACTGGTTTACTAGTTCGTTGTGCCAAGGCATCCGGTTATAACTCTGTGTCAGAAATGCTTAGCAAGAAGGCTTCTGAAGATTTGCAATCGAACAATGCTGCAGTTTTGCCTATTAAGGAAGCTACTTCGGAAATG GAGCTTGTAGTGGATCTATCAGGGGAACCAGGGAAGGAAAACTCATTAGGTGGAAAAAAAGGTTTaaaagttgaaaatgagaaaaCCAAGAAAATGAAGCGGGAAAAGCTAAAGGACATGTCTAATTATAACAGTGTTGATGATGCTTGTCAAAACAAGAAATTGAAAATGTCTAAACTTTGTAATGGAGCTTCAGACGGTGAAGTGAAAAGAAATGCAAAGGCTGAAATGGAAACAAAAGTAGAGGAGAATCATGGCATGATTCGTGGTCAAATGGATGGTCCTGTTGCGATGGATGATGGTGACAATGCTACTGCCAAGTCTCAGACAAATGGTATAATTTTGCATGCTCAAAAAATTAAGGAAGAGACTCCTTTGCCTCCTGGCATTGAGATGACAAAAATATTAGATATTGAGTTTGCACCAGAAGATGTTGGGAATGCGTTGCAGTTTTTAGAATTCTGCAGAGTGTTTGGAAAG GCTCTTGATATCAAGAAAGGAGAAGCTGGAGCTATTTTAAGAGCATTGATACGTAAGCAAAATTTACGACGCGGACAAAATACTTTAGTGGTTGAGTTCCAAATCAAGTTGTTGACTTTGATACTATCTGAATCAGAAACTGA GTCTTCATCCTTAGCTGAGGGCAATGGAAAAAATTCATGGTTGAAAGTTTTGGAGGATTTAATTACTGAATCTGATCTTGAACTAAAAGAGTTTGCATTGGATTGGCTTAATAGAGGCATTAGTGGATATAATGAGTTGGACATATCTAAAAAGCTTATCCTTCTGAATTTTATCTGTGAGGAAGCTCTCTGCACAAT GAAGCTAAGGAGTTATATTGATGACCAAAATGCAAAAATTGCTGAAGAAATGAAAGCAGCAAAATCTAAGGTTGCTGAAGCTAAGGAAAAG GAAAGAAGTCTTAAGCTACAGCTGCAAGATGAGATGGCAAAAGCTGTTATATCGAATGGGAATAATCTCTCAATCTCAGAATACGATGCTCttgtttcaaaaattaaaagtgaaGCAGCTAAAGCTCATACCGAGTTGCTTGAGGCAAAGGGCATAATTCCTAAAG GGAACCAATGTTGTGATGCAGTGAGAATTGAGCCTGAATACTTGGATAACAGTGGTAAGACGTTCTGGAAATTAAGATGCTGTAATGATGAATATGCTTTCTTGTTACAAG ATATGAAGATCCATGAAGATGCTGTTAAAGTCAAtgaaaaatggtttgtttatgCAGCTGAGCAGAAAGATGAGGTCAATAAGTACATTTCCTCTAGGAGAGATTGCTTACCAAAGCTTACTTCAGTGTAA